The genomic window AATGTGTCGGGTATCTTTAATGTTTCAGTTTCCATCATAATTATTTTGAAGCCTCCATTTTATGATTTAAAAAAGACTGTAAAAGCCCTGAATGTTTCGTATATATCGAGTTTGTTTGAAATTTCAAAGGGTGAATGCATGGCAAGCACAGGTGTACCGCAGTCAATGATGTCCATACCGTATACTGCAAGATGTTTTGCAACTGTGCCGCCGCCGCCTGCATCAATTTTCCCCATCTCACCTGTTTGCCAGACTATGTCTTCCCGATCAAAAAGACTTCGTATTTCACCGACATATTCTGCGTTGGCATCGCTGGCGCCGGACTTGCCGCCATGACCGGTAAATTTTGAAATGCATATACCACGGCCAAGGTAGCAGGCATTCTGTTTTTCATGGACATCCTGGTATGTGGGATTAAGCGCACCGTTTACATCAGCGGAAAGCGCCTTTGATTTAAAAAGCATTTTTCTAATATATGTATCATCAGCCTTCATGTCCATACCTTCAAGGATATCATAGAGAGTCATATGGAGAAAAGCAGACTGTATACCCGTGTTGCCTTCAGAACCGATCTCTTCTTTATCTGCAAAAATTGCAAGACATGGACGCCGGGGGTTATATGTACTGCACAGTGCCTCGAGGAGCGTATAAGCACAGGCTCTGTCATCCTGACCATATGCTCCTATCATACTTCTGTCAATACCAATATCCTTTGCTTTAAATGCCGGCACAATCTCCAGCTCTGCGCTTACAAAATCTTCTTCTATAATGCCGTAACGGTCATTCAAACACTTAAGAACGCCTCTTTTAATGCCTTCCTTTTCAATGCCGATGACAGGCATACTCCCGAAGAAGAGCGTCAGCTTTTCACCTTCAATTGCATCAGCCATTTTCTTTTCGTCATGTATCTTCCTTGACAGATGAGGAAGCAGATCGTCTATAACAAAGACAGGATCATCTTCGCCTTCACCAATGGCAAGCTCGATTTTTCTTCCGTCCTTCTTTACGATAATTCCGTGTATTGAAAGCGGGATTGCTACCCACTGGTATTTTTTTATGCCGCCATAATAATGGGTGCGTAAAAGCGCAAGCTCAGCGTCCTCGTAAAGAGGATTTTGTTTGAGGTCCAGCCTTGGTGCGTCTATGTGGGCAGCAATAATGTTGAGGCCGTCAGAAAGCTGTGCCTCCCCTCTTATAAATACCACTGCTGCCTTTCCTCTGTTTAAACTGAATGTTCTTATATCGCCTGGATTGTTTGTAAAGGAATTTTCTGTAAGGCGTTTTTCAATAATATTTATTGCTTCCCTTTCTGTTTTGGCACTGTCCAGAAAGCTTTTGTATCCTTCGCAGAATGAAAATATCTCTTTTACATCTTCTTTTGTTTTTTTTATCCAACCCGATTGTTTTTCCATAGTAACATAGAGTAACAGAATAGGGAAGATGAGTCAACAAAGAGAAAAATAGTTCAATGTGGAGTGTAACGGTGTATAAACAGAAATAAAATCCCGTAATTGAGCTGTACTATTAACGGTTTATTAATTTTCATGATTGTCTTTGTTAACACTTGATTTGAATACAACAAGCGTCAATATATTCTTGTCTTCTTCGCGCCTGTATTGAACATCGTCCATCAGTTTTCTCATGAGAAATATGCCAAGCCCTCCGATTTTCCGATCCGATATATCCAGATCTGTATCAGGCTCTTTAAGAGAAAGCACATTAAAAGGTATACCCGAATCTTCAATTTCTATCATGAATTTATCGTTGTCATCAGACTTACAGACTACCTTTACATCTCCATCAGTATCTTGATATGCATAATTGAAAATGTTGACGAGAGCTTCCTCAGTTGAAATCTCGATTTCTACGGTTCTTTTTCGGTCTATTCCATGTTCGTTGGCACAACCAGAAACGAATTCTACAAGACGCTCAAGATTTTCGAGCTTGGCAGGCAGCTTGATACGCGGAAAAATGCGCATTTCAAATATTATTTAAAGCCGTTGTTTCTGAGTCAAATATACTGAATATTGAATAAAAGCCGGATATTTTAAAAACTTCTTCTACCGGACCCCGTAATCCGGCAAAGAGCATTTTTCCTCCCTCTGCCTTTAATTTTTTTGCGGTAGCAAGGATACTGCGGAGACCTGCGCTGCTTATGTACTCAAGATCAGCGAAATTAACAATAAGATTGTTCTCTCCTTTTGCGATAAGATCGGACATATTTTTTTCAAATTCCGGTGCAGTAACTGCATCAATTCTGCCCTTAACTGAAACAATGGGTATATCCTTTTCTTTTCTGGAATTGATCTCCATAGTAGCTCCTTATCTTTTTAGTAGATTTTAAACGATGGATACAAAAAAATCAAAGAAATTAATTATAAATGAGATATAAAGTACTTCAATATTATGATATCCAGATCAAAGTCAAAAAAATAGTTCATCCGGTTTTTGTGTACTTATATAAAACAGCTTTCTTCCTGGAATGCACACTGCGTGGTTTTTGCCTGTGTTACTGCTTCATTCCTATTATCAGCTGTTTAGGTCAAACAGGCAGTATATTGACTTCAAATTCAAAGCGAGTATATGGCATTTTGACCTTGATCGTGAATTATCAAAAGAAATGTTGGTTTAATAAACAGCGTCATGGGTACAAAAAAGCAAGGCTTGAACCCCAGCCTTCCTCTTTGCTTCTAACAATCTATTCAGTAACAAAAGTAGTTCGGTTCTATCCCTGATCAGTCTCCGGGATGTTGTCAAGATCGGCAAGCCAGGGCGTCGCCTCGCTGTCGCTCGGTGCGCGGTAATCGCCTCTCGGTGATAGAGACCCGCCTGATCCGACCTTGGGTGAGTTGGCTATACAGCTTCTTTTATACTGGCTTGACTTGAAGAAACGCTCGATGAAGACCTTAAGCCATTTCTTGATTTCGCCAATGGTGTATTCGTGTTGTCTTTCCTGCGGGATGTTGGGCCATGTGCCGCTGTTTTTATCGTGCCATGCAGACCAGGCCAGAAAGGCAACCTTTGCAGGCAGAAAGCCGAAGCGGAGTATGTAGTAGAGATGAAAGTCCTGGAGCTCATAAGGGCCTATGACGTGTTCTGAGTGCTGCTCAGGCTTATCTTCGTTATTGCCGGGTATGAGTTCAGGGCTGATGGTTGTCCCGAGCACATCAAAAAGCACACGGTTTACCTCGTCGCCGAGAAAACCCTTTTGTGCCGCCCAGTGGATAAGGTACTGAATGAGTGTCTTAGGTACACTTGCGTTTACATGGTAGTGAGCCATATGGTCTCCTACGCCATAGGTGGACCACCCCAAGGCCAACTCGCTCAAATCACTTGTCCCCACCACCAGTCCCTGATACAAATTGGCAAAACGGAAGAGATGGCTCGTGCGTTCGCCCGCCTGCACGTTCTCGAATGCAATGTCGTAAACCGGCTGCCCTTCTGCAAAGGGATGGCCGATGTCCCGGAACATCTGCATACAACTCGGCTTGATGTCGATCTCGCGGGTTGCACATCCTATCACTGTAGTGAGCCGTTGTGCCTGATCGAGGGTGCGGGAGCTTGTTGCGAACCCCGGCATGATTAAGGCACCTATGTTCGTTCTCGGAAGTTCTAAAACATCCATTGCATGGGCGCACACGATGAGGGCCTGCGTCGAATCAAGCCCCCCGGAAACGCCGATGACCACCCTTTTTGTGTCCGTTGACTTAAGTCTCTTTGCCAGCCCCTGCACCTGGATTTCATAGACCTCCTTGCAGCGATCATCCTGTCCTGCCCTGTCGCTTGGGACAAAGGGAAACCGTTCGTAGGTGCGTTCAATCAGGAGTCTTTCCTGACAGGGAAGGTCTGCCTGCAGATGGATCGTACGGAATAGGGCAAGGTCATTGTGGTGGCGTTGTGCGGTCTGACTGAAACTGGTCTGTCTCATGCGTTCCTGGCTTAAGCGGTTGAGATCGATGTCTCCGGTCACTATCTGGGAGCTGTAGGAAAAACGCATTGATTCTGCAATGCGGGTGCCATTCTCATAGATAATGGCCTGACCGTCCCAGGCGAGGTCTGTGGTGGACTCGCCGAAACCGGCAGCGGTGTAAATGTAGGCAGCGAGGCAGCGCGCCGATTGGTTCGCCACGAGTTGTCTCCGATAGTCATCCTTTGTCACGGTCACGTTTGAGGCCGAAGGATTGAGAATAACCGTTGCTCCGGCCAGTGCTGCGTAAGAAGACGGTGGAATGGGCACCCAGAGGTCCTCGCATATTTCAATATAGAAGGTGAAGAGAGGCTGGTCATCAATCCTGAAGAGCAGCCTGTTACCGAAGGGAATGTCGGTCTGGTCTATTAATGCAATGCTGTCGCGCAGCGCACGGTCGCCGGGTGTAAACTGCCGCAGCTCGTAAAATTCCCGATAATTGGGCAGGTAAGTTTTGGGGACTATCCCGTGGATGTGCCCCCGGTAAATGACAGTCGCACAGTTGAAGAGCATGTCGTCTATTTTGAGAGGCAGACCCACGATGGCAATGACAGGGAGGTCGCGTGTTGCTACGAGCACCTCCGACAGTGCCTGCATACAGGCGGAGAGAAGGGCCTGCTGGTGGAACAAATCGTCACAGGAGTAAGCAGAGAGCCCCAGTTCTGGAAAGACAACCAGTATCGCTTTTTGTTCGGCAGCCTTGCGCATCAACGCTATGGTTTTTTCCGCGTTAAAAGCCGGGTCCGCGACCTTCACTTCTGGTACAGCCGCGGCCAGACGTATAAAATCATGGTTGTAAATGTTGAAAAACTCCTTACCGGCATCCATTCCTTTTATACCTCTTTATTTTCTGCGCATAACTTTTTTCCTGCTTATGCAGCAATCTCTCGTCAATTCCTTATTGATTACTATTTATGTCTTTGCAATTCAAGGGAAATATGAAAATAAGTGGTTGCAGCAAAGCATTATGTCGCCGATGGGGTTGTGCATGAGATGTTTTGTTACTTTTTCCTGGAGTACTCTATTCTTTCAGCTTCAACAATGCTTCTCTCATACCTCCCGAAACCGAATGAGTTGTAAGCCACCGTAGCCTGAAGGTCTTGAGCCACAATAAGGACACTTGCCCGGATTTCCTATGATAAGCTGGATGCGTTACATACTGCTGCAATGTTCCTGTTATCAGGCATTTGCCGTCAGTTTCAGAAAACAACATTTTAAATACTAAAATCAAATTCGCTGAAATGTCTCTATGCTTGAGTTGTATGTGTAAAAACTATTAGAAAGTACGCATCAACTGGATGAATCAAAAAATTCACACAACTTTATCAAAGAAAAGAGATTTTTTCAAAAAAACCTGCAAATCTTATCAGATCAGCTATCAAAAAAACCGTGTCATACAAGATGAATAGTTAAGTGATACTAATTTTTATGTACAGTCATATGGATTTGATGTAATAATTTATTTTCCAAATGATAAATTAAGGGATTATGACCTGTGATTGACCTTCATACCCATATTCTTCCCGGTATAGACGATGGTGCGCGAGATTTGGAAGAGTCCATCGAAATGTGCCGAATAGCTGCCAACGACGGGATAAAAACTATTGTTGCT from Pseudomonadota bacterium includes these protein-coding regions:
- a CDS encoding aminopeptidase produces the protein MEKQSGWIKKTKEDVKEIFSFCEGYKSFLDSAKTEREAINIIEKRLTENSFTNNPGDIRTFSLNRGKAAVVFIRGEAQLSDGLNIIAAHIDAPRLDLKQNPLYEDAELALLRTHYYGGIKKYQWVAIPLSIHGIIVKKDGRKIELAIGEGEDDPVFVIDDLLPHLSRKIHDEKKMADAIEGEKLTLFFGSMPVIGIEKEGIKRGVLKCLNDRYGIIEEDFVSAELEIVPAFKAKDIGIDRSMIGAYGQDDRACAYTLLEALCSTYNPRRPCLAIFADKEEIGSEGNTGIQSAFLHMTLYDILEGMDMKADDTYIRKMLFKSKALSADVNGALNPTYQDVHEKQNACYLGRGICISKFTGHGGKSGASDANAEYVGEIRSLFDREDIVWQTGEMGKIDAGGGGTVAKHLAVYGMDIIDCGTPVLAMHSPFEISNKLDIYETFRAFTVFFKS
- a CDS encoding ATP-binding protein; the protein is MRIFPRIKLPAKLENLERLVEFVSGCANEHGIDRKRTVEIEISTEEALVNIFNYAYQDTDGDVKVVCKSDDNDKFMIEIEDSGIPFNVLSLKEPDTDLDISDRKIGGLGIFLMRKLMDDVQYRREEDKNILTLVVFKSSVNKDNHEN
- a CDS encoding STAS domain-containing protein; translated protein: MEINSRKEKDIPIVSVKGRIDAVTAPEFEKNMSDLIAKGENNLIVNFADLEYISSAGLRSILATAKKLKAEGGKMLFAGLRGPVEEVFKISGFYSIFSIFDSETTALNNI
- a CDS encoding NAD(+) synthase; translated protein: MDAGKEFFNIYNHDFIRLAAAVPEVKVADPAFNAEKTIALMRKAAEQKAILVVFPELGLSAYSCDDLFHQQALLSACMQALSEVLVATRDLPVIAIVGLPLKIDDMLFNCATVIYRGHIHGIVPKTYLPNYREFYELRQFTPGDRALRDSIALIDQTDIPFGNRLLFRIDDQPLFTFYIEICEDLWVPIPPSSYAALAGATVILNPSASNVTVTKDDYRRQLVANQSARCLAAYIYTAAGFGESTTDLAWDGQAIIYENGTRIAESMRFSYSSQIVTGDIDLNRLSQERMRQTSFSQTAQRHHNDLALFRTIHLQADLPCQERLLIERTYERFPFVPSDRAGQDDRCKEVYEIQVQGLAKRLKSTDTKRVVIGVSGGLDSTQALIVCAHAMDVLELPRTNIGALIMPGFATSSRTLDQAQRLTTVIGCATREIDIKPSCMQMFRDIGHPFAEGQPVYDIAFENVQAGERTSHLFRFANLYQGLVVGTSDLSELALGWSTYGVGDHMAHYHVNASVPKTLIQYLIHWAAQKGFLGDEVNRVLFDVLGTTISPELIPGNNEDKPEQHSEHVIGPYELQDFHLYYILRFGFLPAKVAFLAWSAWHDKNSGTWPNIPQERQHEYTIGEIKKWLKVFIERFFKSSQYKRSCIANSPKVGSGGSLSPRGDYRAPSDSEATPWLADLDNIPETDQG